The SAR324 cluster bacterium genome includes a window with the following:
- the trpD gene encoding anthranilate phosphoribosyltransferase: MNELLQKLLKLQDLTFDESHQAIQWIMSEDATPIKAGAFLALLQAKGANVEEIAGAATAMRQKSAHIQAPANAVDTCSTGGNGISTFNISTCAAIIAAAGGAVVAKHGNRSNTRKSGSAEALEALGVNINIDLPKVEQCLAQTNICFCYAIKHHPAMKFAGPIRKELGIPTIFNILGPLTNPAGAMDQVLGVPSVEWTHKLAQALQRLGSRNAMVVTGEDGLCELTTTSKTYVAELRNGLVKTYSLTPEDLGMKKGSLKELSVNSADESAQMIRQILSGKYLGTAKDVAILNAAAALYVAEKTATLKEGIAQAKELVENGMAMKKLEQLIDFTQS; this comes from the coding sequence CAAAAATTATTGAAATTGCAGGATTTAACATTTGATGAATCGCATCAAGCGATCCAGTGGATCATGAGTGAAGACGCAACACCAATCAAGGCGGGGGCCTTTTTAGCGCTCCTGCAAGCTAAAGGCGCAAATGTAGAAGAAATTGCCGGAGCGGCAACAGCGATGCGTCAAAAGTCCGCACACATTCAGGCCCCCGCTAATGCCGTAGATACCTGTAGTACTGGTGGAAACGGAATCAGCACGTTCAACATATCCACCTGCGCCGCGATTATTGCCGCGGCTGGCGGTGCGGTTGTCGCAAAACACGGAAACCGGAGCAATACCCGCAAAAGTGGCAGTGCTGAAGCGCTGGAAGCACTGGGGGTGAATATCAATATTGATTTGCCAAAAGTGGAACAGTGCCTTGCCCAAACCAATATTTGTTTCTGTTATGCGATAAAACATCACCCGGCCATGAAATTTGCGGGACCTATCCGAAAAGAACTGGGAATACCTACCATTTTCAACATTCTGGGACCTCTTACCAATCCAGCAGGAGCCATGGACCAGGTTTTGGGGGTTCCCTCTGTGGAGTGGACTCACAAGCTAGCCCAGGCACTTCAGCGACTTGGAAGCCGAAACGCGATGGTGGTGACAGGAGAGGATGGACTATGCGAATTAACAACAACCAGCAAAACCTATGTCGCAGAACTCAGAAATGGACTGGTCAAAACCTATAGTTTGACTCCGGAAGATCTTGGAATGAAAAAAGGATCGCTGAAAGAATTGAGTGTCAACAGTGCCGACGAAAGCGCTCAAATGATTCGCCAGATCCTTTCAGGAAAATATCTGGGTACTGCCAAAGATGTCGCAATATTAAATGCCGCGGCGGCATTGTATGTTGCTGAAAAAACCGCAACATTGAAAGAGGGTATCGCCCAGGCAAAAGAACTCGTGGAAAATGGCATGGCGATGAAAAAGCTGGAACAGTTGATTGATTTTACTCAATCATAA